A stretch of the Sulfolobus acidocaldarius SUSAZ genome encodes the following:
- a CDS encoding RNA polymerase sigma70, giving the protein MVFASKRPIEVTLLLDKHPCEVLDIFRKYEIRAQITNVKLRDQVTDHIALLKIDDDILKELKRRSLKTLRINENTIWIRTNGCGVCKLLYHSDLIVEKVKVLSKATVMYKLLLPNLSALKQFLEELNSIRVEATVANVSEIDESELTDRQLEILRLAYKSGYFDVDRRISMKELANKLGIKASTLEEILRRALKKAVKYYLDRKS; this is encoded by the coding sequence ATGGTCTTTGCCTCAAAGAGACCCATTGAAGTTACACTTCTACTGGATAAACACCCATGCGAAGTCTTAGACATATTTAGGAAATATGAAATTAGGGCTCAGATAACTAATGTTAAGTTAAGGGACCAGGTTACTGATCATATTGCCCTCCTTAAGATAGATGATGATATACTTAAGGAACTAAAGAGAAGGTCTCTTAAAACTTTAAGGATAAATGAAAATACTATTTGGATAAGGACGAACGGCTGTGGAGTTTGTAAGCTACTCTATCACTCTGACCTAATTGTGGAAAAGGTAAAGGTGCTAAGTAAAGCTACTGTTATGTATAAACTTTTATTGCCAAATCTCTCCGCATTAAAACAGTTTTTAGAGGAATTGAACAGCATAAGAGTAGAGGCTACGGTCGCTAATGTATCAGAAATTGACGAAAGTGAGTTGACAGACAGACAATTGGAAATCCTGAGATTGGCTTACAAATCTGGTTATTTTGATGTTGATAGGAGAATCTCTATGAAGGAATTAGCCAATAAATTGGGGATAAAGGCATCTACGCTAGAGGAGATACTGAGGAGAGCTCTAAAAAAGGCTGTAAAATATTATTTGGACAGAAAGAGCTAA
- a CDS encoding uroporphyrin-III C-methyltransferase, with protein MKVKRVYETPETDDGVRILIDRLWPRGVKKDIVDIWMKDIAPSDELRKWFNHEPEKWEEFKHKYMVELKSNPKVKVLVEVIRRSENVTFLYATKSPYNSAVVLKEYIESLLTK; from the coding sequence ATTAAGGTCAAGCGAGTTTACGAGACACCTGAGACTGATGATGGAGTCAGAATCTTAATTGACAGATTATGGCCTAGAGGAGTAAAGAAAGACATAGTGGATATTTGGATGAAAGATATTGCTCCATCAGACGAGTTAAGGAAATGGTTTAATCATGAACCTGAAAAGTGGGAAGAGTTTAAGCATAAGTATATGGTGGAACTTAAAAGTAACCCTAAGGTTAAAGTCTTAGTCGAGGTAATAAGGAGAAGTGAAAATGTCACATTTTTATATGCCACTAAATCACCTTACAATAGTGCGGTAGTTTTAAAGGAGTATATTGAAAGTTTGTTAACAAAATAA
- a CDS encoding aldose 1-epimerase — MILKKGRAEAEILNKGAYLYSFKINGKDLVLQGNTDRVTRGGMAVLIPFANRIKGGEYTFDGIKYELPKNKEGNAIHGLVLDKEFSVIHNERDFVILNYLLEDKGYPTKLNCLVLYKLFENGFMNKIVVQNVGDKRAPLTVGTHPYFVVSSDWEIITRGEVRKLESIDNIPTGEIKQVKLSHGEYDDCFIIRGDIILKSTHSKLKITRRKNLNYIQIYTGVKGAVAIEPMSGAPDAIHNKMGIKVIKPGQKHEFSYEVRFYL; from the coding sequence ATGATTCTAAAAAAGGGACGTGCTGAGGCTGAGATCCTAAATAAGGGAGCCTACCTTTACTCATTTAAAATTAATGGGAAAGATCTAGTTCTCCAGGGAAATACTGATAGAGTTACAAGAGGTGGTATGGCAGTCCTAATACCCTTTGCTAACAGGATAAAGGGTGGAGAGTACACATTTGATGGGATTAAGTATGAGTTACCCAAGAACAAAGAAGGAAACGCCATTCATGGACTGGTCTTAGATAAGGAGTTTTCAGTTATACATAATGAAAGGGACTTCGTGATCCTAAACTATCTCTTAGAGGATAAGGGTTACCCGACAAAGCTGAATTGCCTTGTCCTGTATAAGCTATTCGAGAATGGTTTTATGAATAAGATAGTAGTTCAGAATGTTGGAGATAAAAGAGCACCCTTAACAGTGGGAACACATCCATATTTTGTGGTTTCCAGTGACTGGGAAATAATTACAAGGGGAGAGGTAAGGAAACTAGAGAGTATTGACAATATACCAACAGGGGAAATAAAACAGGTTAAGCTAAGTCACGGGGAATATGATGACTGTTTTATCATCAGAGGAGATATAATTTTGAAATCAACTCATTCAAAACTGAAAATAACTAGGAGGAAAAACCTGAATTACATTCAAATATATACTGGTGTTAAAGGAGCTGTTGCCATTGAGCCCATGAGTGGGGCTCCAGACGCTATCCATAATAAGATGGGTATTAAGGTAATTAAACCAGGGCAAAAACACGAATTCTCATATGAAGTGAGATTTTATCTTTAA
- a CDS encoding multidrug ABC transporter permease — translation MSMFELELRRIMHDRTELYIRAAQPIFWLIIYGTIIARTRAILVGIPYIDYITPGVIMQSTVFVSVFYGLTLVWERESGILKRLITTPSPRYAIIIGRSLASGVRGLFQLLILVPIALLLGVRFYSPLFFIATIPIIIVISSGFASLSVIIASFMKTRERFMGIGQAMILPLFFSSNALYPLQLMPKVLQYVAIINPMTYGVNLCRSFMITGNFSSTLIDILVAILFDAVMYIIASLRFRKIIE, via the coding sequence ATGTCAATGTTTGAACTGGAATTAAGAAGGATAATGCATGATAGAACAGAGTTGTACATAAGAGCTGCGCAGCCAATATTTTGGTTAATAATCTATGGCACAATCATAGCCAGAACTAGAGCAATACTCGTTGGAATACCATATATAGACTACATAACTCCAGGAGTAATAATGCAGTCCACAGTGTTTGTCTCGGTATTCTACGGTTTAACTTTAGTTTGGGAGAGAGAATCGGGGATTTTGAAGAGGCTAATTACAACACCTTCTCCTAGATACGCAATAATAATAGGGAGATCATTAGCATCAGGAGTTAGAGGACTATTTCAACTCCTTATATTAGTTCCCATTGCATTACTTCTAGGTGTGAGATTTTATAGCCCCCTCTTCTTCATAGCTACAATTCCTATAATTATCGTAATATCCAGTGGTTTTGCTTCACTTTCAGTCATTATTGCTTCGTTTATGAAGACTAGGGAAAGATTTATGGGTATTGGACAAGCTATGATTCTTCCATTATTCTTTTCCAGTAACGCATTATATCCTTTACAGTTGATGCCTAAAGTTCTACAGTACGTAGCGATAATTAATCCCATGACTTATGGGGTAAACCTGTGCAGGAGCTTCATGATAACGGGGAATTTCTCGTCGACTCTCATCGATATTTTAGTTGCCATACTCTTTGATGCAGTAATGTACATCATAGCATCACTTAGGTTCAGAAAGATCATAGAGTGA
- a CDS encoding membrane protein yields the protein MIVYLTHWFTSEERARAVGLFMSAVAISNAVASPIGGFLLGVDWFGLSGWRWLFILEGIPSIIWGLVVLFTMDDWPKDAKWLPDHEKKHLETVLMAEKESKPQNFVKSIRVGLFHPWVLTLAFVYFAIVTSLYGITFFSPSTIKSIFGTSNLIVGIINGILYTIAAISMIIVGRQSDRTNERFFHSSLPMVVAFIGWLLFYLLLGHASPDTLFISLVIAAIGIYAAFPSFWPVPQSVLAGETRAVAVGWVNSIGNLGGFVGPYIFGYFKEVTGTYAVGALFLGIMALIGGVLLLTLRIAIKRSNVKV from the coding sequence ATTATAGTATACTTGACCCACTGGTTTACATCCGAGGAAAGGGCTAGGGCTGTAGGACTATTTATGTCTGCCGTAGCCATATCAAATGCTGTTGCTTCACCCATAGGAGGATTTTTACTGGGTGTAGATTGGTTCGGATTATCAGGTTGGAGATGGTTATTTATTCTTGAAGGAATTCCATCAATAATTTGGGGGCTTGTAGTCTTATTTACAATGGACGACTGGCCTAAGGATGCTAAATGGTTACCTGACCATGAGAAAAAGCATTTAGAAACTGTACTAATGGCAGAGAAAGAGAGTAAGCCACAAAATTTTGTAAAGTCAATTAGAGTAGGTTTATTTCACCCTTGGGTATTAACATTAGCCTTTGTTTACTTTGCAATAGTTACATCACTCTATGGGATAACCTTCTTCTCGCCATCAACAATTAAAAGCATATTTGGGACATCCAACCTAATAGTCGGAATAATTAATGGAATACTATATACTATAGCTGCAATATCTATGATAATAGTAGGAAGACAATCAGACAGAACTAATGAAAGGTTCTTCCATAGTTCTTTACCGATGGTAGTAGCATTCATTGGATGGTTACTATTTTATTTACTTTTGGGTCACGCATCGCCAGATACCTTATTTATATCATTGGTCATAGCCGCGATAGGAATATATGCTGCGTTCCCATCATTTTGGCCAGTTCCACAGTCTGTATTAGCAGGTGAAACTAGGGCTGTAGCAGTAGGATGGGTAAATTCTATTGGAAATCTAGGTGGATTTGTCGGTCCTTATATTTTTGGATATTTTAAAGAAGTTACCGGTACTTATGCTGTTGGTGCATTATTTTTGGGCATAATGGCATTGATAGGAGGAGTCTTGCTACTAACGCTCAGGATTGCGATAAAAAGGAGTAATGTTAAGGTATGA